The following are encoded together in the Pseudoalteromonas piscicida genome:
- a CDS encoding monovalent cation:proton antiporter-2 (CPA2) family protein, whose protein sequence is MQSIFAQVFALLLCAVILVWSFKRIGLPPILAYLLTGVIAGSHGIGWMSDSQEIHFMAELGIVFLLFSLGLEFSVPKLMAMRNVVFGLGSLQVIVTTIIGMLVLRFMQYEWVGAFVIASLIALSSTAVVVKLLKELGMLNTRHGQLGIGMLLFQDIAVVPLLIAFPLISSASNSELASALLFAFAKGAVVCLVLWAIGKWLLPKIFNEIAMVRTDELFVLSTLVVALCAGSLTYSFGLSMALGAFLAGMMLGESQYRHQLEAEIRPFRDILMGLFFVTVGMQLDIPYVLDQFIYIVAALAVVLVIKMLIIVAIAQLMGERKKDAWGAGILIWQMGEFGFVLVALANKHQLLDKNEVSFLITLGVLSMALTPYLISKTAYIINILGIEKDWQPEAPSGYNAADLKDHVVIFGYARVGQTIARFLRPEAIPYIAVERNPQIVQDAQIAGEPVLFGHAAQKTLLKSANIDKARLVIITFDDFEQTQVVVDAIRRRTHEVKILVRMKDDSYMEQLKAMGVAEVVPETLEASLMLVSHVLYMSGVPMRRIFRRVSKERENRYPYLHGFFAGDSGDLHEVKGERLEYLHAIALPDNAFAVNKSIAELELNVKRVDITALRRDGEEIAQPAEQTVLRVNDVLLLKGKPRRVERAEQFLLDGLP, encoded by the coding sequence TTGCAAAGTATCTTCGCGCAGGTTTTTGCCTTGCTATTGTGTGCTGTGATTTTGGTCTGGTCCTTTAAGCGGATTGGCTTGCCGCCTATTCTTGCGTATTTACTCACAGGGGTAATCGCGGGCAGCCACGGCATTGGTTGGATGAGCGACAGCCAAGAGATTCACTTTATGGCCGAGCTTGGTATTGTGTTCTTACTGTTCAGTTTAGGGCTTGAATTTTCCGTGCCAAAATTAATGGCAATGCGAAATGTGGTATTCGGTTTAGGAAGTTTGCAGGTCATCGTGACCACAATTATCGGTATGCTGGTGTTGCGATTTATGCAATACGAGTGGGTGGGGGCATTTGTTATAGCGAGTCTCATTGCACTCTCTTCTACGGCGGTTGTGGTTAAATTATTAAAAGAGCTTGGCATGCTCAACACGCGCCATGGTCAGCTCGGTATTGGCATGTTGTTATTTCAAGATATCGCCGTTGTGCCGCTCCTTATCGCGTTTCCGCTTATTTCTTCCGCTAGCAACTCGGAGTTGGCATCTGCGCTGCTATTCGCATTTGCCAAAGGTGCGGTTGTGTGTCTGGTATTATGGGCGATAGGTAAGTGGTTACTACCAAAAATATTTAACGAAATAGCGATGGTAAGAACGGACGAGTTGTTCGTCTTGTCTACATTGGTTGTTGCCCTGTGCGCAGGCTCGCTAACTTATTCGTTTGGGCTCTCTATGGCGCTCGGCGCATTTTTAGCGGGCATGATGTTGGGTGAAAGCCAATATCGGCATCAGCTCGAAGCCGAAATCAGACCTTTTAGAGATATTCTGATGGGGCTATTTTTTGTCACAGTGGGTATGCAGTTGGATATTCCTTATGTGCTCGACCAGTTTATTTATATTGTTGCAGCACTTGCAGTCGTGCTTGTGATCAAAATGTTGATTATTGTTGCTATTGCACAGTTAATGGGGGAGCGTAAAAAAGATGCATGGGGCGCGGGTATTTTGATCTGGCAAATGGGGGAGTTCGGCTTTGTATTAGTTGCTTTGGCTAATAAGCACCAGTTGCTAGACAAAAACGAAGTGTCTTTTTTAATTACGCTCGGCGTACTATCTATGGCGTTAACGCCTTATCTCATCAGTAAGACTGCTTATATCATCAATATCTTAGGGATAGAAAAAGATTGGCAACCCGAAGCGCCAAGTGGTTATAACGCAGCTGATTTAAAAGATCATGTTGTGATTTTTGGCTACGCTCGTGTGGGTCAAACTATCGCACGATTTTTACGTCCAGAAGCTATTCCTTATATTGCGGTAGAGCGCAACCCGCAAATTGTACAAGACGCACAAATTGCTGGTGAGCCTGTATTATTTGGTCATGCAGCACAAAAAACGCTGTTAAAGTCAGCGAATATTGATAAAGCACGCTTGGTTATTATTACTTTTGATGACTTTGAGCAGACGCAAGTGGTTGTTGACGCCATTCGTCGACGTACTCACGAAGTGAAGATCCTAGTACGAATGAAAGATGACAGCTATATGGAGCAATTAAAAGCGATGGGTGTCGCAGAAGTCGTGCCAGAAACCTTAGAAGCAAGTTTGATGCTGGTTTCTCATGTGCTTTATATGTCTGGCGTACCCATGCGAAGGATTTTCCGTCGCGTCAGTAAAGAGCGAGAAAATCGTTATCCGTATTTACATGGTTTCTTTGCCGGAGACAGCGGCGACTTGCATGAAGTAAAAGGCGAGCGATTAGAGTATTTGCATGCCATCGCCTTACCTGATAACGCTTTTGCTGTTAACAAGTCAATCGCCGAGCTTGAACTCAACGTTAAGCGCGTTGACATTACGGCGCTAAGACGCGACGGCGAAGAAATTGCTCAACCAGCTGAGCAAACCGTTTTACGCGTTAACGATGTGTTGCTGTTAAAGGGTAAACCCCGCCGCGTTGAACGTGCGGAACAGTTTTTACTCGACGGCCTTCCGTAA
- a CDS encoding winged helix-turn-helix domain-containing protein — translation MELKQFLIAEHLVDVNRNHIVIDQQTFALPPKAIAVLCELAKQPGEVVSFEQLLNTVWHDRVVSPNTLQRCIFQIRQVFKYADSELEFIKTHSKKGYSLEAPVTSTSDKPIAHKATQKSRPRAAKLGVAALAIVITAYLFTVIIQPETNPRVPIQPTFTPMTTSDAWDANASYSPDGQWIVFQRFSDNCHSQLWVKNLASHNTSRLTARQGVYGKPSWSHDAKQLTFTERSHCKAQETSSFCWSLNTLDVDTAINSPQNPHAVIACQEKPMWRANWMKNGEISYLSHLRPKQAVPYLFDLKTRKSRTTEYLPNFENYTLDYLANQNVFAMVSIDEHNSHHLNIYNPDKTPTVTAKIVLPHELSPLQPIEVSYHPSGEYLLASTTNGLYKLETNGRMVALDTGGRKNLREASFSADGKQILATQINADTDIFTLSLAQIRNHQTATTAKIARTTMREDNPQFQPHGDHIAFTSTRTGSRQLWLYNDQDVSQLTDSQQDNISKRIVWSPTGNAIAGTTQQGLTLWSLNGEKTLISNSLAIDSVLQWLTPTTLLVTARENGNAGLYILNKDTKESSLIVSENVVWAAQVDSEHFLYQDMSQRFWLVNTNTVPVPTEIYELRTQLAQPFAVYKDGILYGVNNDNQLWSYHLSKKIYQRLANVPSNSRYLADFNGETFLFTQMHLLQKHIVSFNSPDDQGT, via the coding sequence ATGGAATTAAAGCAGTTTTTGATTGCAGAGCACCTTGTGGATGTAAACCGCAATCATATTGTTATCGACCAACAGACATTTGCGCTCCCCCCTAAAGCAATTGCGGTACTTTGTGAGTTGGCAAAACAACCAGGAGAAGTGGTGAGCTTTGAGCAACTACTTAACACCGTTTGGCACGACAGAGTTGTTTCTCCAAATACATTGCAGCGCTGCATTTTCCAAATCCGCCAAGTATTCAAATATGCTGATAGTGAGTTAGAGTTTATAAAAACGCACAGTAAAAAAGGCTATAGTTTAGAGGCACCCGTTACGTCGACAAGCGATAAGCCGATCGCGCATAAAGCGACCCAAAAATCTCGCCCACGCGCTGCAAAACTTGGTGTAGCGGCCCTAGCCATAGTTATCACGGCTTATCTCTTTACGGTTATAATTCAACCAGAGACCAACCCCAGAGTACCTATTCAACCTACTTTTACTCCAATGACCACAAGTGACGCATGGGATGCAAATGCCAGCTACTCACCTGATGGCCAATGGATTGTTTTTCAGCGCTTTAGCGATAATTGCCATAGTCAGCTTTGGGTAAAAAATCTAGCCTCGCACAACACCTCTCGCTTAACCGCTCGCCAAGGCGTGTACGGAAAACCAAGTTGGTCACACGACGCAAAGCAACTAACTTTTACCGAACGGAGTCATTGCAAGGCTCAAGAGACATCTTCCTTTTGCTGGTCTTTAAACACACTAGATGTCGATACCGCAATCAACTCACCACAAAATCCACATGCCGTTATCGCTTGCCAAGAAAAGCCCATGTGGCGTGCAAATTGGATGAAAAACGGCGAGATAAGTTACTTATCTCATTTGCGTCCTAAACAAGCAGTGCCCTACCTTTTTGATTTAAAAACAAGAAAAAGCCGCACTACCGAGTATTTGCCAAACTTTGAAAACTACACTCTTGACTACCTTGCAAATCAAAATGTTTTCGCCATGGTAAGCATTGATGAGCACAACTCTCATCACCTGAATATTTACAATCCCGATAAGACGCCAACGGTCACGGCAAAGATAGTACTACCGCACGAATTGTCACCATTGCAGCCAATTGAAGTCAGTTACCACCCAAGCGGCGAGTATTTGCTCGCATCGACGACCAACGGACTTTATAAACTGGAAACCAACGGGAGAATGGTTGCACTTGATACTGGGGGTAGAAAGAATCTAAGAGAGGCTTCTTTTTCAGCTGATGGAAAACAGATTTTAGCGACACAGATAAATGCCGATACCGATATTTTTACCTTAAGTCTTGCTCAAATACGAAATCACCAAACCGCTACGACAGCTAAGATTGCCAGAACAACAATGAGGGAAGACAACCCACAGTTTCAACCTCATGGTGATCATATTGCTTTTACATCTACACGTACCGGCTCAAGGCAATTATGGCTTTACAATGACCAAGATGTTTCACAGCTTACCGATTCACAGCAAGACAATATCAGCAAACGAATTGTGTGGTCTCCTACGGGTAATGCGATAGCAGGGACAACACAACAAGGACTCACGTTGTGGTCTTTAAATGGTGAGAAAACCCTCATTTCTAATTCGCTTGCCATTGATTCTGTCCTGCAGTGGCTAACGCCAACAACGTTATTGGTCACAGCAAGGGAGAATGGAAATGCTGGGCTTTACATTCTTAACAAAGATACCAAAGAATCCTCGCTCATTGTTTCTGAAAATGTAGTTTGGGCCGCGCAAGTAGATAGTGAACATTTTCTTTATCAAGATATGAGTCAGCGTTTTTGGCTTGTTAACACAAACACAGTTCCCGTACCGACTGAGATCTATGAGTTACGCACTCAGTTAGCTCAGCCATTTGCTGTTTATAAAGACGGTATATTGTACGGCGTAAACAACGACAACCAACTATGGTCTTATCATCTCAGTAAAAAGATATATCAACGCCTTGCAAATGTACCCAGTAACAGCCGTTACTTGGCAGATTTTAACGGTGAAACCTTTTTGTTTACTCAAATGCATTTGTTGCAAAAGCATATCGTGTCATTTAATTCACCTGATGATCAAGGTACATAG